In Clostridium sp. JN-1, one genomic interval encodes:
- a CDS encoding L-serine ammonia-lyase, iron-sulfur-dependent, subunit alpha → MKNDELLLDILKDQVVPALGCTEPTAVAYAVAKAKELLEEDVEKVDIYVDRNIMKNGKEVGIPGTNEKGIKVAAALALVIGKSKYKLEVLKEVTNDSLNDAIKLIQKNIINLGLKKDTNGLYIEVAASSKNNTSRVIIRKTHLNIVLLEKNGMPISSENCETEVENKVSIRDRIKEFKISDLKEFVDTVSFDKIKFINEGIVMNKRMALDCFKYNLGIGIGNMFKSDEGDIENYAKAITSAASEARMSGHALPVMSSAGSGNHGLVAILPIAIIGEKMNIQQEKIIRSVTLSHLITIYVKSYTGALSPVCGCGVAAGVGASAGITYLLDGSMKQIEGDIKNMIAGISGMICDGAKVGCSYKLAISVGAAIDAAKMAIKNIFIPDQDGILSESVEKTIQNLARVSNEGMSSTDDVILDVMMESCN, encoded by the coding sequence ATGAAAAATGATGAACTACTATTAGATATATTAAAGGATCAGGTGGTTCCTGCACTTGGATGTACAGAGCCTACTGCAGTTGCTTATGCAGTGGCTAAAGCAAAAGAATTGCTAGAAGAAGATGTAGAAAAAGTTGATATATATGTTGATAGAAATATAATGAAAAATGGAAAAGAAGTTGGAATTCCAGGTACAAATGAAAAGGGAATTAAAGTTGCAGCAGCGCTAGCGTTAGTTATTGGAAAATCAAAATATAAACTTGAAGTTTTAAAAGAAGTAACAAATGATAGTTTAAATGATGCTATTAAATTGATTCAGAAAAACATTATAAATCTTGGCTTGAAAAAAGACACAAATGGATTATATATTGAAGTTGCAGCAAGTAGTAAAAATAATACGTCAAGGGTTATAATAAGAAAAACGCATTTAAATATAGTTCTGCTTGAGAAAAATGGTATGCCTATTTCAAGCGAAAATTGTGAGACAGAAGTTGAAAATAAAGTTTCTATTAGAGATAGAATAAAGGAATTCAAAATATCAGACTTAAAAGAATTTGTAGACACAGTAAGTTTTGATAAGATAAAGTTTATAAATGAAGGCATTGTTATGAATAAGAGAATGGCACTAGATTGTTTTAAATACAATTTGGGAATTGGTATTGGAAATATGTTTAAAAGTGATGAAGGAGATATAGAAAACTATGCAAAAGCAATAACTTCAGCGGCTTCAGAAGCTAGAATGTCAGGACATGCACTGCCTGTTATGAGCAGTGCAGGAAGTGGAAACCATGGTCTTGTTGCGATACTTCCAATTGCAATAATAGGAGAAAAGATGAATATACAGCAAGAAAAGATAATTAGAAGTGTTACTTTAAGCCATCTTATAACAATCTATGTAAAAAGTTATACAGGAGCTTTATCTCCAGTATGTGGATGTGGTGTAGCAGCTGGTGTTGGTGCTTCAGCTGGAATCACATATCTACTTGATGGAAGCATGAAGCAAATAGAAGGAGACATTAAAAATATGATTGCCGGAATAAGTGGAATGATATGTGATGGTGCTAAAGTTGGTTGCTCTTATAAACTAGCAATATCTGTAGGCGCTGCAATTGATGCTGCTAAGATGGCTATAAAAAATATATTTATACCAGATCAAGATGGTATATTATCTGAAAGCGTTGAAAAGACAATACAAAATTTAGCACGAGTATCAAATGAAGGCATGTCAAGTACCGATGACGTAATATTAGATGTAATGATGGAATCATGCAATTAA